A single Candoia aspera isolate rCanAsp1 chromosome 5, rCanAsp1.hap2, whole genome shotgun sequence DNA region contains:
- the CCDC181 gene encoding coiled-coil domain-containing protein 181 produces MSDKKETSESTDAGDTTEGGEYEDDFEKDLEWLINEEEKEISDDIQNHDDNEEDFETDKDLEDRINPSQDSLEPEEILKDEERNSSQEPPEPEEALNDAPQNEIHSVFEFDPKVLEPASDTDSESSCQESRLEDKEEDDEDIKRYILEKIEEANKLLLCQEPLDETKERKLKFRDNLVELEIPSLKNIETDKNDPHREQNIAGRLTQLRISNETGQEDISLSINGGTDDEHKDGKILVERDGKFELLSIRDIESQGFFPPLSVSFSDFETQHISPKTSYANAFGTISITKEESFMQTPVTSCSPSRDRFIFIPQPPPIRPSSAINITRNIEQGKSPRRVQSAKVSIGIRSSTYCLSPRQKELQRQMEERREKIRREEEIQKRILEDQKRRENDRVFQAWLQKKKEQMQQEKRVQRAKEMENVNSRESRNPEEAFKLWLKRKQQEQIKEKQIQTLKEQEEGMFFLPRTTENDKAYKQWLRRKRREKREEQLVVRERSKQFKQEARRAKQIENILWSISEPKSLRFTDQYC; encoded by the exons ATGAGTGACAAAAAAGAAACCAGTGAATCTACAGATGCGGGAGATACCACAGAAGGTGGTGAATATGAGGATGATTTTGAGAAAGACCTTGAGTGGCTaattaatgaagaagaaaaagaaatctctgaTGATATACAG AATCATGATGACAATGAAGAGGATTTTGAAACTGACAAAGACTTAGAGGATAGAATAAATCCTTCACAAGATTCTCTTGAGCCTGAAGAAATACTGAAGGATGAGGAACGAAATTCTTCACAAGAGCCTCCCGAACCTGAGGAAGCTCTAAATGATGCACCACAAAATGAAATACATTCTGTATTTGAATTTGACCCTAAGGTGTTGGAACCGGCATCTGATACAGATAGTGAAAGCTCCTGTCAGGAATCAAGGCTAGAAGACAAGGAGGAAGATGATGAAGATATAAAACGTTATATCTTAGAAAAAATTGAAGAAGCCAACAAGCTTCTGTTGTGTCAGGAGCCTTTggatgaaacaaaagaaagaaaactaaaattcaGGGATAATCTAGTAGAACTAGAAATACCATCTCTGAAAAATATAGAAACAGATAAAAATGATCCTCACAGGGAACAAAACATTGCAGGTAGGCTGACTCAGTTGCGCATTTCTAATGAAACAGGACAGGAAGATATCTCTCTTTCTATTAATGGTGGTACAGATGATGAGCACAAGGATGGCAAGATCCTAGTAGAAAGAGATGGGAAGTTTGAACTTTTGAGTATCCGTGACATTGAAAGTCAAGGCTTCTTTCCTCCACTGAGTGTTTCTTTCAGTGACTTTGAAACTCAACATATTTCTCCTAAAACTTCCTATGCTAATGCTTTTGGCACAATCAGCATAACAAAAGAGGAATCCTTCATGCAAACACCTGTAACATCTTGTTCTCCTTCCAGAGATcgatttatttttatccctcaaCCACCACCTATTCGACCAAGCTCCGCCATCAATATTACAAGGAATATAGAACAAGGGAAAAGCCCACGCAGGGTCCAGTCAGCAAAAGTGAGCATTGGTATAAGAAGTTCTACATACTGCTTATCACCCAGGCAAAAAGAGCTACAAAGACAAAtggaggaaagaagagagaaaataagAAGAGAG gaagaaatacagaaaaggaTACTGGAGGaccaaaaaaggagagagaatgaCCGAGTCTTCCAGGCTtggctgcaaaagaaaaaagaacaaatgcaGCAGGAGAAAAGAGTTCAGCGTGCAAAAGAAATGGAGAATGTAAACAGCAGA gagagTAGAAATCCAGAAGAAGCTTTCAAGTTGTGGCTTAAAAGAAAGCAGCAGgaacagattaaagaaaaacAGATACAAACTCTGAAAGAACAAGAAGAGGGCATGTTCTTCCTTCCAAGAACAACTGAAAATGACAAAGCTTATAAACA ATGGCTAAGGAGGAAGAGACGTGAGAAGCGAGAAGAGCAACTAGTTGTTAGAGAACGATCAAAACAGTTTAAGCAGGAAGCCAGAAGagcaaaacaaatagaaaatattCTGTGGTCAATTTCTGAACCAAAGTCCCTCCGTTTTACAGATCAATACTGCTGA